The DNA segment aacttttgtttttttatttatcttggtttttttgagacagggtttctctgtgtagttttggtgcctgttctggatctcgctttgtagactaggctggccttgaactcatggagatccacctggctctgtctccctagtgctagattaaaggcatgtgccactgccgcccggcccCTTCATAGAactttttaatgacttatttatttttactttatgtgcattggcattttgcctacatgtagttagagttttcctgcctggcccagtcaggacaaatctctcttacccgccagtcccatagtcgctcagacccaaccaagaaagcacacagaaacttacattgtttacaaactgtatggccatggcaggctgcttgttatctaccttttctatcttaaattaacccatttctgttagtctatactttgccacatggcttgtggcttaccagtgtctttacctgttgctttccatggcagcgactggcagcggctggcggtgtctctctccagtcttctacttcccagaattctcttctctcttgtcccgcctatacttcctgcctggccactggccaatcagaactttatttacacagagcgatatccatagcacctacatgtgtgtctgtgtgaagttTTTGGAACCTCCGGAATGggagttacatgcagttgtgaactgccttgtgggtatactgggaattgaaccatggtcctctggaagagcaggcagtgcccTTAACCACGGAATCATCTCTCCCAACCCCCTTCATAGAACTTTTGAGGAAGGCTTTGATCATTTTTCCTCTCCCTGGGAATAATGTGATCACACTTCCAGGTGTTATTACACCTAAAATAAAGGTCTTCTGAGTAAATGAAGgcagtcacagcaacagagaggccCAGcagctgcccttccttcctccttggcTCCTAGTTGATTCAGGAGTGCACAACACCAAAATCCTCTGTGTGCTTTTGAAAATGAGACAGTGAGCAAGCTTTTACATCATGGTAGCCATTatttggggaagaagaaaagaaagaacagatttTAATAGCCATTTTCCTAGCATTCAGGATTACCCTCTCTGTGGTGGAGCTAAGAGAGACTGTCAGCTGCGGAACCTATTTCAGAAGGAGGGAGTTACAGACTTGCTTGGAACTGTCTGTTTATTGGCAGTCCTAACAGATGATTTAAAGAAACTGAGAGGACACGATGCACACTAGGGAGGAAGACTCTGAGACCCCAGATAGCACTTGGTTTGGACAGGCAGTTCTTCAGTACTGGTGCACTCCAGAGAGCTCGGTGACTAAGCTTTCAGTAAGTCGTAAAAGCACAGCATTGATCCTGACCCCAGTCTGTACGGCTTGTTGGAGTCCCAGTTTATATGAGCTAAAAGATGGTGTGATTGAGTGAGCTGAAGCTTCTGCCTCTTATCCCTGATTCCCGCCCACTGGGGATGTATATGTGACTTCACTTGAtgccagggagcatggcagctgaAAACTCAGAAGGACCGAGTGTGTACCGTGGTGGGGCCACTTATCACTATCACTTGAGAAGAAAACGTGTCAGTTCCCTTGTTCTTAGTAAAACAGGGCAGAGTTGGGTAAGACTAACAGAAAGCCTCGTGTCTTCAGGTCATCTAGAGACAGACTGTGCAGAGGTTCATCAGGGTCTTAGAAGGTTTTAgagatttacatttccctaaaaTACTGCAAATTAATGAGTTTcatttaacttgttttttttttaatttcatatttttttataaaagcatgtgtgtgtaaagagagagAATTGATTACACATATGATGCAGTGTGTTGGGAAGGAGTTCTATTTACAGTCTCATCGTTTGCCTTTTAGATATGCACGTCCCCAGGCTCATTCTTCAGCCTCAGGTAATGTATTGGAAAGGGCCTATGAGGAAAAGGCTGTTTGAAATAGGCTGACTGGAAAATAAGTGAGACTAAGTATAAACATCTAGTCTTTTCCTGAAAAGTGTCTGTTAGTATACGATGGGTGGTCTGTAGCTCCATGCCCCCCCCCTTTGTGGTATTAGGGATTAGACCAACGACCTTGGGTGTCATGTGCTAGGCAAGGGCAGTACCCATGAGCTACCTCCCTGGTCCCTCTCCTTGACTTTGTTTGGAGACAAGATCGCATATAgctcagactgtcctcaaactccttATGTGGCCAAAGATGGCCATGAACTTCTGATGTTCTTGCCTCAgtctgtgagtgctggggatacaggtgtgcaccactgtgcccaatTAATAGAGGTGTGCCACTGTGTCTTGATGTGTCTTTATGTTACCCAAACTAGTCTTGAACTACTAACCCTCCTGccccaacctcccaagtgctagtattactGCTGTGAGCCACTTCCtgggatatgtgtgtatgtatttacttgatttgtatcaaaattaaattCTTGACATGTATATAATTACTTGGTCAGGGAGGTAGTTTACTAGGGATTAACCTCAGAGCCTCTCATGCTAGTCAGTTGTTGACTGTAAACTACACACTCCTCctctaaacttaaaaaaaaaaaaaaatattttgctgtGTTGATGCTGCCAAGGTCCCACTTTTTAGTGCCTTGAATGAACTCTTGAATATATCAAATGTGTGCTTTCaatgggttttctgtttttgcatTTGAAGGAGGAATTAGAAGGTCTTCATCTATGTCTTATGTTGACGGCTTCATAGGAACATGGCCTAAGGAGAAAAGGTAAGCCAAGTTATTAGTACAGTCATGTTAGCAGAAAATGTCAGTTTACCTCACTCTGCTTTGTCCTCATTCGTTAGCCGTGTGGTCAAATCAGAATTTGAATTAGGACTTAACCTTGAAAAGGGCAGCGTAGCTTATGATAGAGGTTTAGGAGGGTGAATGAAAAGGTGATGGAAGTTCACTCTTAACCTTGAGGTCAGTAAGActgagaaatggaggaagggtATATACTTTCAAATAGTTGGCCAgtggtatttttaaaatcatgttgcATGCAATTCTTAAACATTTTGTCTTTACCTCTTTTTTAGAACATCAGTGCACGGTGTTTCATTTGATATTTCTTTCGACAAAGACGACAATGCGCAGAGTTCCACTCCAAACCGAGGAATCATCCGCTCTGTTAGCAATGAAGGGCTTACTCTCAACAACAGCCGTTCATCCAAACACATCAGAAAAAATTTGTCCTTCAAGCCAGTgaatggagaagaagaagaaggcattgaaGAAGAACATCATGTAGATCCTTGTGGTGACCTCAAATCCTACATGCCACTTAACACAAATGAACTAAATTCTAATGAGAATACTCACTACAGGCTTCCCAACGGGGCTTTACAAAATAGAGTTCTTCTTGATGAGTTTGGCAATCAGATCGAGACCCCAAGCATTGAAGAAGCATTACAGATAATTCACGACACTGAGAAATCTCCTCATACACCTCGGCCAGATCAGATCGCTAATGGCTTCTTTCTTCATAGTCAGGATCTGAGTATTCTCAATTCAAACATCAAGCTAAATCAATCCAGTCCCGATAACGTAACTGATACAAAAGGGGCCTTGAGTCCCATAACAGACACTACGGAAGTCGACACTGGGATTCATGTCCCTTCAGAGGATATTCCGGAAACAATGGACGAAGACTCTTCCTTGAGGGATTACACTGTTAGCTTAGACTCTGACATGGATGATGCATCTAAGTTTCTTCAGGACTATGATATAAGAGCCAGCAACCCCAGAGAAGCCCTGAGTCCTTGCCCAAGTACCATCAGCACCAGGTCTCAGCCAGGGAGCAGTGCTTCCTCTAGCTCTGGAGTGAAAATGACCAGCTTTGCTGAGCAGAAGTTCAGGAAGCTCAACCATACTGATGGGAAAAGTAGTGGGAGCAGTTCTCAGAAAACCACACCAGAAGGCTCTGAACTTAACATTCCTCATGTGGTTTCTTGGGCACAGATTCCAGAAGAAACAGGCCTTGCCCAAGGACGGGACACTACCCAGCTGTTGGCTTCTGAAATGGTCCACCTTAGGATGAAACTAGAAGAGAAGAGACGCGCTATAGAagcccagaaaaagaaaatggaggctgCTTTTACTAGACAGAGGCAGAAAATGGGAAGGACAGCCTTCCTAACTGTGGtgaaaaagaaaggagatgggatCTCCCCTCTTCGAGAGGAAGCTGCGGGTGCAGAAGATGAGAAAATATATACTGACCGAGCCAAAGAAAAGGAACCACAAAAACTGGACGGGCAGAGGAGCAAGTCTCTAGCAGACATAAAAGAGAGCATGGAGACTCCTCAGGGCAAATGGCTGAAGTCTCCAACCGCGCCTGTGGATCCCGAGAGGCAGTGGAACCTGGCAAGCCcttcagaagagactttaaatGAAGGGGAGATCTTAGAGTATACAAAGTCCATTGAAAAGCTAAATTCATCCCTGCATTTTCTACAACAAGAAATGCAACGCCTGTCCCTTCAGCAGGAGATGTTAATGCAGATGAGAGAGCAGCAGTCTTGGGTGATTTCACCTCCACAGCCCTCTCCGCAGAAGCAGATTCGCGATTTTAAACCTAGACAGGCAGGCCTGTCATCAGCGGCTGCTCCGTTCTCGTCTGACTCCCCACGCCCCACTCATCCATCTCCACAGTCTTCCAATAGGAAGAGCTCAtctttttctgttaaaaatcAAAGGACTCCAAGgccaaatgaattaaaaataactcCTTTGAACCGAACCCTGACACCTCCTCGGTCTGTGGATAGTCTTCCTCGATTAAGGAGATTTTCACCCAGTCAGGTTCCCATTCAGACACGGTCATTTGTATGTTTTGGTGATGATGGGGAGCCTCAATTAAAAGATCCCAAACCAAAGGAGGAGACTAAAAAGGAGTCGTCAGAGTACAAAGGGACATTGGAACCTTGTGACCATAATCCTGGGGAAAAGGGGATTAAACCTCTTGAATCAACAGTTTCTGAAGTCTTGTCACAACCCATcacagagactgtgtgtgtgacaCCAAATGAGGACCAGTTGAGTCAACCCACAGATCCACCTCCTAAACCTGTTTTCCCACCCACTGCTCCTAAAAATGTTAATCTGATCGAAGTTTCTCTGTCAGATTTGAAACCCCCTGAAAAGGCTGATGTATCTGTTGAAAAATATGATGGAGAGAGTGATAAAGAGCAATTGGATGATGACCAGAAAGTATGCTGTGGATTCTTTTTTAAGGTAATACTAATCCACATAGTTTTGAGCATCCTCTTAGGATGGGCGCCTGTATGTTTTCTAAGTTGATATATGTACTTCTTCAGGAACAATCTCTTTCATTACAAGTCAGCCATTATTCCTGAAATGTGTCTAGGCAAACCCTGCCTTGTTCTGTACAAGTAGTGAGGCACACTGTGCAGCATTATTGCAGTGTGGACTCCAGAGCTGCAGTCCTCTACCGTAGTCACGGCATGCATGCATTTCAGTTATATTATATGGTTCCCTACCTCCCTTTCCACTTTTATCAAAGCCCTGAATTTATCAAAGAATTCAGCTATTCCCAATTGGTAAAAATACTCATATTGcatcatatacaaatatatgttaaggttttaatgttttttatcCTAATATTTTTTGAGTTCTACAAACTTATCAGATATGGACCATACAAAGTGAAACATTTTTTGAAAACATGTAGTAGTTTGATATTATCCTTAAGGTATAGATCTCTTTTTCTGGGAACCAAAGCAAAGGCCTTGCATGCTGGACAGAGCTTTGCCACTGGCTATAATGTCCACCTCTGAAAAAACTCTTTAAAGATAGTTTGAAGAAAGATGTGTACATGATCTGTTGGCCATGGTGTTATCTACTTGCAGTCTGCATTGTAGCCAGtagtttatttttctctaacTGGAAATGTGAGTTTCAGATCTATTGTTAAGGCACTAAAACAGGTGATCGCTAGTGTTGTATCTGTACGGATTAGGAATATAAATCCTAATCTTACTATTGCTATTAGATAACAGTATTAAATAGTACTTCAGCCAAATAAATGACAGCCTAGACAGTATTACTTCTTGATAGTAAAGATCCTAGAATTTATAGATGAAACTTTAAATCATATTAAAGCTTTTTCTCCTCTATTATCCATTTTCTTCacctttatatttttctaaattaccACATGGAAGAAGAATATGTTTTTCACAGTCAGAAATGTGTGCTGTTCATACTTCTTTCCTTTAATTCAGGGACTGTTACT comes from the Onychomys torridus chromosome 11, mOncTor1.1, whole genome shotgun sequence genome and includes:
- the Camsap2 gene encoding calmodulin-regulated spectrin-associated protein 2 isoform X4 is translated as MGDAADPREMKRTFIVPAIKPFDHYDFSRAKIACNLAWLVAKAFGTENVPEELQEPFYTDQYDQEHIKPPVVNLLLSAELYCRAGSLILKSDAAKPLLGHDAVIQALAQKGLYVTDQEKLVTERDLHKKPIQMSAHLAMIDTLMMAYTVEMVSIEKVIACAQQYSAFFQATDLPYDIEDAVMYWINKVNEHLKDIMEQEQKSKEHHTAEAPGGQKARYRKEQTLLKQLPCIPLVENLLKDGTDGCALAALIHFYCPGVVRLEDICLKETMSLADSLYNLQLIQEFCQEYLNHCCHFSLEDMLYAASSIKSNYLVFMAELFWWFEVVKPSFVQPRVVRPQGAESAKDVPSAPVLNAAKRNIMDSSPSSDFTSRYARPQAHSSASGGIRRSSSMSYVDGFIGTWPKEKRTSVHGVSFDISFDKDDNAQSSTPNRGIIRSVSNEGLTLNNSRSSKHIRKNLSFKPVNGEEEEGIEEEHHVDPCGDLKSYMPLNTNELNSNENTHYRLPNGALQNRVLLDEFGNQIETPSIEEALQIIHDTEKSPHTPRPDQIANGFFLHSQDLSILNSNIKLNQSSPDNVTDTKGALSPITDTTEVDTGIHVPSEDIPETMDEDSSLRDYTVSLDSDMDDASKFLQDYDIRASNPREALSPCPSTISTRSQPGSSASSSSGVKMTSFAEQKFRKLNHTDGKSSGSSSQKTTPEGSELNIPHVVSWAQIPEETGLAQGRDTTQLLASEMVHLRMKLEEKRRAIEAQKKKMEAAFTRQRQKMGRTAFLTVVKKKGDGISPLREEAAGAEDEKIYTDRAKEKEPQKLDGQRSKSLADIKESMETPQGKWLKSPTAPVDPERQWNLASPSEETLNEGEILEYTKSIEKLNSSLHFLQQEMQRLSLQQEMLMQMREQQSWVISPPQPSPQKQIRDFKPRQAGLSSAAAPFSSDSPRPTHPSPQSSNRKSSSFSVKNQRTPRPNELKITPLNRTLTPPRSVDSLPRLRRFSPSQVPIQTRSFVCFGDDGEPQLKDPKPKEETKKESSEYKGTLEPCDHNPGEKGIKPLESTVSEVLSQPITETVCVTPNEDQLSQPTDPPPKPVFPPTAPKNVNLIEVSLSDLKPPEKADVSVEKYDGESDKEQLDDDQKVCCGFFFKDDQKAENDMAMKRAALLEKRLRREKETQLRKQQLEAEMEHKKEETRRKTEEERQKKEDERARREFIRQEYMRRKQLKLMEDMDTVLKPRPQVAKPKKQRPKSIHRDHIESPKTPIKGPPVSSLSLASLNTGDNESVHSGKRTPRSESVEGFLSPSRCGSRNGEKDWENASTTSSVASGTEYTGPKLYKEPSAKSNKHIIQNALAHCCLAGKVNEGQKKKILEEMEKSDANNFLILFRDSGCQFRSLYTYCPETEEINKLTGIGPKSITKKMIEGLYKYNSDRKQFSHIPAKTLSASVDAITIHSHLWQTKRPVTPKKLLPTKA
- the Camsap2 gene encoding calmodulin-regulated spectrin-associated protein 2 isoform X1, whose amino-acid sequence is MGDAADPREMKRTFIVPAIKPFDHYDFSRAKIACNLAWLVAKAFGTENVPEELQEPFYTDQYDQEHIKPPVVNLLLSAELYCRAGSLILKSDAAKPLLGHDAVIQALAQKGLYVTDQEKLVTERDLHKKPIQMSAHLAMIDTLMMAYTVEMVSIEKVIACAQQYSAFFQATDLPYDIEDAVMYWINKVNEHLKDIMEQEQKSKEHHTAEAPGGQKSPSKWFWKLVPARYRKEQTLLKQLPCIPLVENLLKDGTDGCALAALIHFYCPGVVRLEDICLKETMSLADSLYNLQLIQEFCQEYLNHCCHFSLEDMLYAASSIKSNYLVFMAELFWWFEVVKPSFVQPRVVRPQGAESAKDVPSAPVLNAAKRNIMDSSPSSDFTSRYARPQAHSSASGGIRRSSSMSYVDGFIGTWPKEKRTSVHGVSFDISFDKDDNAQSSTPNRGIIRSVSNEGLTLNNSRSSKHIRKNLSFKPVNGEEEEGIEEEHHVDPCGDLKSYMPLNTNELNSNENTHYRLPNGALQNRVLLDEFGNQIETPSIEEALQIIHDTEKSPHTPRPDQIANGFFLHSQDLSILNSNIKLNQSSPDNVTDTKGALSPITDTTEVDTGIHVPSEDIPETMDEDSSLRDYTVSLDSDMDDASKFLQDYDIRASNPREALSPCPSTISTRSQPGSSASSSSGVKMTSFAEQKFRKLNHTDGKSSGSSSQKTTPEGSELNIPHVVSWAQIPEETGLAQGRDTTQLLASEMVHLRMKLEEKRRAIEAQKKKMEAAFTRQRQKMGRTAFLTVVKKKGDGISPLREEAAGAEDEKIYTDRAKEKEPQKLDGQRSKSLADIKESMETPQGKWLKSPTAPVDPERQWNLASPSEETLNEGEILEYTKSIEKLNSSLHFLQQEMQRLSLQQEMLMQMREQQSWVISPPQPSPQKQIRDFKPRQAGLSSAAAPFSSDSPRPTHPSPQSSNRKSSSFSVKNQRTPRPNELKITPLNRTLTPPRSVDSLPRLRRFSPSQVPIQTRSFVCFGDDGEPQLKDPKPKEETKKESSEYKGTLEPCDHNPGEKGIKPLESTVSEVLSQPITETVCVTPNEDQLSQPTDPPPKPVFPPTAPKNVNLIEVSLSDLKPPEKADVSVEKYDGESDKEQLDDDQKVCCGFFFKDDQKAENDMAMKRAALLEKRLRREKETQLRKQQLEAEMEHKKEETRRKTEEERQKKEDERARREFIRQEYMRRKQLKLMEDMDTVLKPRPQVAKPKKQRPKSIHRDHIESPKTPIKGPPGSRIYRVFSVSSLSLASLNTGDNESVHSGKRTPRSESVEGFLSPSRCGSRNGEKDWENASTTSSVASGTEYTGPKLYKEPSAKSNKHIIQNALAHCCLAGKVNEGQKKKILEEMEKSDANNFLILFRDSGCQFRSLYTYCPETEEINKLTGIGPKSITKKMIEGLYKYNSDRKQFSHIPAKTLSASVDAITIHSHLWQTKRPVTPKKLLPTKA
- the Camsap2 gene encoding calmodulin-regulated spectrin-associated protein 2 isoform X2, whose amino-acid sequence is MGDAADPREMKRTFIVPAIKPFDHYDFSRAKIACNLAWLVAKAFGTENVPEELQEPFYTDQYDQEHIKPPVVNLLLSAELYCRAGSLILKSDAAKPLLGHDAVIQALAQKGLYVTDQEKLVTERDLHKKPIQMSAHLAMIDTLMMAYTVEMVSIEKVIACAQQYSAFFQATDLPYDIEDAVMYWINKVNEHLKDIMEQEQKSKEHHTAEAPGGQKSPSKWFWKLVPARYRKEQTLLKQLPCIPLVENLLKDGTDGCALAALIHFYCPGVVRLEDICLKETMSLADSLYNLQLIQEFCQEYLNHCCHFSLEDMLYAASSIKSNYLVFMAELFWWFEVVKPSFVQPRVVRPQGAESAKDVPSAPVLNAAKRNIMDSSPSSDFTSRYARPQAHSSASGGIRRSSSMSYVDGFIGTWPKEKRTSVHGVSFDISFDKDDNAQSSTPNRGIIRSVSNEGLTLNNSRSSKHIRKNLSFKPVNGEEEEGIEEEHHVDPCGDLKSYMPLNTNELNSNENTHYRLPNGALQNRVLLDEFGNQIETPSIEEALQIIHDTEKSPHTPRPDQIANGFFLHSQDLSILNSNIKLNQSSPDNVTDTKGALSPITDTTEVDTGIHVPSEDIPETMDEDSSLRDYTVSLDSDMDDASKFLQDYDIRASNPREALSPCPSTISTRSQPGSSASSSSGVKMTSFAEQKFRKLNHTDGKSSGSSSQKTTPEGSELNIPHVVSWAQIPEETGLAQGRDTTQLLASEMVHLRMKLEEKRRAIEAQKKKMEAAFTRQRQKMGRTAFLTVVKKKGDGISPLREEAAGAEDEKIYTDRAKEKEPQKLDGQRSKSLADIKESMETPQGKWLKSPTAPVDPERQWNLASPSEETLNEGEILEYTKSIEKLNSSLHFLQQEMQRLSLQQEMLMQMREQQSWVISPPQPSPQKQIRDFKPRQAGLSSAAAPFSSDSPRPTHPSPQSSNRKSSSFSVKNQRTPRPNELKITPLNRTLTPPRSVDSLPRLRRFSPSQVPIQTRSFVCFGDDGEPQLKDPKPKEETKKESSEYKGTLEPCDHNPGEKGIKPLESTVSEVLSQPITETVCVTPNEDQLSQPTDPPPKPVFPPTAPKNVNLIEVSLSDLKPPEKADVSVEKYDGESDKEQLDDDQKVCCGFFFKDDQKAENDMAMKRAALLEKRLRREKETQLRKQQLEAEMEHKKEETRRKTEEERQKKEDERARREFIRQEYMRRKQLKLMEDMDTVLKPRPQVAKPKKQRPKSIHRDHIESPKTPIKGPPVSSLSLASLNTGDNESVHSGKRTPRSESVEGFLSPSRCGSRNGEKDWENASTTSSVASGTEYTGPKLYKEPSAKSNKHIIQNALAHCCLAGKVNEGQKKKILEEMEKSDANNFLILFRDSGCQFRSLYTYCPETEEINKLTGIGPKSITKKMIEGLYKYNSDRKQFSHIPAKTLSASVDAITIHSHLWQTKRPVTPKKLLPTKA
- the Camsap2 gene encoding calmodulin-regulated spectrin-associated protein 2 isoform X3 codes for the protein MGDAADPREMKRTFIVPAIKPFDHYDFSRAKIACNLAWLVAKAFGTENVPEELQEPFYTDQYDQEHIKPPVVNLLLSAELYCRAGSLILKSDAAKPLLGHDAVIQALAQKGLYVTDQEKLVTERDLHKKPIQMSAHLAMIDTLMMAYTVEMVSIEKVIACAQQYSAFFQATDLPYDIEDAVMYWINKVNEHLKDIMEQEQKSKEHHTAEAPGGQKARYRKEQTLLKQLPCIPLVENLLKDGTDGCALAALIHFYCPGVVRLEDICLKETMSLADSLYNLQLIQEFCQEYLNHCCHFSLEDMLYAASSIKSNYLVFMAELFWWFEVVKPSFVQPRVVRPQGAESAKDVPSAPVLNAAKRNIMDSSPSSDFTSRYARPQAHSSASGGIRRSSSMSYVDGFIGTWPKEKRTSVHGVSFDISFDKDDNAQSSTPNRGIIRSVSNEGLTLNNSRSSKHIRKNLSFKPVNGEEEEGIEEEHHVDPCGDLKSYMPLNTNELNSNENTHYRLPNGALQNRVLLDEFGNQIETPSIEEALQIIHDTEKSPHTPRPDQIANGFFLHSQDLSILNSNIKLNQSSPDNVTDTKGALSPITDTTEVDTGIHVPSEDIPETMDEDSSLRDYTVSLDSDMDDASKFLQDYDIRASNPREALSPCPSTISTRSQPGSSASSSSGVKMTSFAEQKFRKLNHTDGKSSGSSSQKTTPEGSELNIPHVVSWAQIPEETGLAQGRDTTQLLASEMVHLRMKLEEKRRAIEAQKKKMEAAFTRQRQKMGRTAFLTVVKKKGDGISPLREEAAGAEDEKIYTDRAKEKEPQKLDGQRSKSLADIKESMETPQGKWLKSPTAPVDPERQWNLASPSEETLNEGEILEYTKSIEKLNSSLHFLQQEMQRLSLQQEMLMQMREQQSWVISPPQPSPQKQIRDFKPRQAGLSSAAAPFSSDSPRPTHPSPQSSNRKSSSFSVKNQRTPRPNELKITPLNRTLTPPRSVDSLPRLRRFSPSQVPIQTRSFVCFGDDGEPQLKDPKPKEETKKESSEYKGTLEPCDHNPGEKGIKPLESTVSEVLSQPITETVCVTPNEDQLSQPTDPPPKPVFPPTAPKNVNLIEVSLSDLKPPEKADVSVEKYDGESDKEQLDDDQKVCCGFFFKDDQKAENDMAMKRAALLEKRLRREKETQLRKQQLEAEMEHKKEETRRKTEEERQKKEDERARREFIRQEYMRRKQLKLMEDMDTVLKPRPQVAKPKKQRPKSIHRDHIESPKTPIKGPPGSRIYRVFSVSSLSLASLNTGDNESVHSGKRTPRSESVEGFLSPSRCGSRNGEKDWENASTTSSVASGTEYTGPKLYKEPSAKSNKHIIQNALAHCCLAGKVNEGQKKKILEEMEKSDANNFLILFRDSGCQFRSLYTYCPETEEINKLTGIGPKSITKKMIEGLYKYNSDRKQFSHIPAKTLSASVDAITIHSHLWQTKRPVTPKKLLPTKA